Below is a genomic region from Isosphaeraceae bacterium EP7.
AGGACGCGTTCGCGCATGATTTTGGAGGCGCGCAAGTCGTCGCGGCGATGGATAAGCGTCACCTTCCTGGCGAATCTGGTGAGGAAGTTCGCCTCCTCGGCGGCCGTGTCACCGCCGCCGACGACGGCGACCTCGCGGTTGCGGTAGAGGGCCGCGTCGCAGGTTGCGCAGGTGCTAACGCCGAAGCCCATGAACTCCCACTCGCTGGGCAGGCCGAGCAGGCGGGCCGAGGCGCCTGTGGCGATGATGACGGCGTCGGCCTTGTACTCGACGACGGCCGAGTTCTCGTCCTTGGGGTCTTCGGTGGCCCAGACGCGGAAGGGGCGTTTGGAGAAGTCGACCTTGGTGACGGTCTCGAACCGGGTGTCGGCGCCGAAGCGTTGCGCCTGCTTGCGCATCTGCTCCATCAGGTCGGGGCCGTTGATGCCGTCGGGGAAGCCCGGGAAGTTCTCGACGATGGTGGTCCAGGTGAGCTGGCCACCCGGCTCCTTCCCCTCGAAGACGATCGGGGCGAGGTTGGCCCTGGCGGTATAGAGGGCGGCGGTAAGGCCGGCCGAGCCCGACCCGATGATGATGACCGATGGGTGCGACATAATTGCGGGCTCGAGGACGACGTAGGGAGGGGCGCCGCGGACGGCGGCCCGTCAGGGGGGTCGCGCGGCCGCCGACGCGTCGAAGGCCCACGATTGTCGGGGCTGGGCCCGACAATTACCAGACGGGCGAGGCCCCGGTGGTGCGCGCGGACCGGCCCTCACGGTTCGGTTGGTTCTTCGAAGGCCAACATCCCGCATTTTTTATCGGGTTGGTCGGATGCGAGCTAGTGTTCTTGCAGACGCCCCGACCGCACGTCGAGGGCATAAACCAACCGATGGCCGAGGCCGCCCCGTCCGGGGCGTTCGGGCCGATCTGCGAACGACCTAGGAGCCGCA
It encodes:
- the trxB gene encoding thioredoxin-disulfide reductase; this encodes MSHPSVIIIGSGSAGLTAALYTARANLAPIVFEGKEPGGQLTWTTIVENFPGFPDGINGPDLMEQMRKQAQRFGADTRFETVTKVDFSKRPFRVWATEDPKDENSAVVEYKADAVIIATGASARLLGLPSEWEFMGFGVSTCATCDAALYRNREVAVVGGGDTAAEEANFLTRFARKVTLIHRRDDLRASKIMRERVLANSKIELAWNTEVEEVLGAREPYKVVEGVRLKSTDDGSKRELKLDGLFLAIGHVPNTSAFEKQLAMNAEGYLFNRTSLAWKDAGGPADWHESFPEFGTSTSIEGVFACGDVVDTHYRQAITAAGSGCAAAIDCEKWLELQGE